In Microbacterium sp. AB, a single genomic region encodes these proteins:
- a CDS encoding xylulokinase, translating into MSAAIARASLGIELGSTRIKACLVAPDGTTLATGGSTWENRLVDGLWTYSLDDVRAGVRAAYGELAANVEREHGARPETFAAVGVSAMMHGYLAFDAAGELLVPFRTWRNTNTGAAARELSEALGFAVPLRWSAAHLYQAILDREAHVPRVHALTTLAGYVHELLTGRRVLGVGDASGMFPVDTATGTYDARMLGAFDERAAARGAEGLRIAEILPEVLSAGEDAGELTAAGAALLDETGTLRAGAPLCPPEGDAGTGMVATGAVAPRTGNVSAGTSIFAMVVLEEAPRVAHDDVDVVATPAGDPVAMVHCNNGASELDAWAAVFGEFAAALGHASSSDAVFEALLGTALDADADGGLLAYNLLSGEPIAGLPEGRPLFVRTPGSRLTLAGFARAQLQGAFAALSLGMRTLTDEGVTIEAMRAHGGMFRTRGVAQRILAAALDAPVSVAETAGEGGAWGIAVLGLYRRARIDGTAAGRGLAAWLDQEVFAGASAETVVAEPAEVVAFEAYLQRWREGLAVEAAAIASMPATDADSRE; encoded by the coding sequence ATGTCGGCTGCCATCGCACGGGCATCGCTCGGGATCGAGCTCGGCTCGACCCGGATCAAGGCCTGTCTCGTCGCGCCCGACGGCACGACGCTGGCCACGGGCGGCTCCACGTGGGAGAACCGCCTGGTCGACGGGCTGTGGACGTACTCGCTCGACGACGTGCGCGCGGGCGTGCGGGCCGCCTACGGCGAGCTCGCGGCGAACGTCGAGAGGGAGCACGGCGCGAGGCCCGAGACCTTCGCGGCCGTCGGCGTCTCGGCGATGATGCACGGCTACCTGGCGTTCGACGCCGCGGGGGAGCTGCTCGTCCCCTTCCGCACCTGGCGCAACACGAACACGGGCGCCGCGGCGAGAGAGCTGAGCGAGGCCCTCGGGTTCGCCGTTCCGCTGCGCTGGTCGGCGGCCCACCTCTACCAGGCGATCCTCGACCGCGAGGCGCACGTCCCCCGCGTGCACGCGCTCACGACGCTCGCCGGCTACGTGCACGAGCTCCTCACCGGGCGGCGCGTGCTGGGCGTCGGCGACGCCTCGGGCATGTTCCCCGTCGATACGGCGACGGGGACCTACGACGCCCGGATGCTCGGCGCCTTCGACGAGCGCGCGGCCGCCCGCGGCGCGGAGGGGCTGCGCATCGCGGAGATCCTGCCCGAGGTGCTGAGCGCGGGCGAGGACGCGGGCGAGCTGACCGCCGCCGGCGCCGCGCTGCTGGACGAGACCGGGACGCTCCGGGCCGGGGCGCCGCTGTGCCCGCCGGAGGGCGACGCGGGAACCGGGATGGTCGCCACCGGCGCCGTGGCTCCCCGCACGGGGAACGTCAGCGCGGGCACGAGCATCTTCGCGATGGTCGTCCTGGAGGAGGCGCCCCGGGTCGCCCACGACGACGTCGACGTCGTCGCCACGCCGGCCGGGGACCCGGTGGCCATGGTGCACTGCAACAACGGCGCGAGCGAGCTGGACGCGTGGGCGGCCGTCTTCGGCGAGTTCGCTGCGGCGCTCGGACATGCGTCCAGCTCCGACGCCGTGTTCGAGGCGCTGCTCGGCACCGCGCTCGACGCGGACGCCGACGGCGGGCTGCTCGCCTACAACCTCCTCTCCGGCGAGCCGATCGCGGGACTGCCGGAGGGCCGCCCGCTGTTCGTGCGCACGCCGGGGTCGCGCCTCACGCTCGCCGGGTTCGCGCGCGCGCAGCTCCAGGGGGCGTTCGCCGCGCTGAGCCTCGGCATGCGCACGCTGACGGACGAGGGCGTGACGATCGAGGCGATGCGCGCCCACGGCGGGATGTTCCGCACGCGCGGCGTCGCGCAGCGCATCCTCGCCGCCGCGCTCGACGCCCCGGTGTCGGTGGCGGAGACCGCCGGCGAGGGCGGGGCGTGGGGGATCGCCGTGCTGGGGCTGTACCGGCGGGCGCGCATCGACGGGACGGCCGCGGGGCGGGGCCTCGCCGCCTGGCTCGATCAGGAGGTCTTCGCCGGCGCCTCTGCGGAGACGGTCGTCGCCGAGCCGGCGGAGGTCGTCGCCTTCGAGGCCTATCTGCAGCGCTGGCGCGAGGGGCTCGCGGTCGAGGCCGCGGCGATCGCCTCGATGCCCGCGACCGACGCGGACTCCCGCGAGTGA
- a CDS encoding ABC transporter ATP-binding protein, with product MLLEVDELRAGYHGLEILHGLSLTVGEAEVVAIVGANGAGKSTTLKALAGEVRQYGGAVRFDGRPVGHGRSHLVARRGLMLVPENRALFGSLTVEDNLRMGSWGRRGREGFSEAEVLELFPILRERRSQRAETMSGGQQQMLAIARALMGAPRLLMLDEPSTGLSPKLTWDVFHAVHAIRERGVSVLIVEQNAGQVLKLADRAYVLESGSVALEGEAVALADDERIRAAYLGG from the coding sequence ATGCTGCTTGAGGTGGACGAGCTCCGCGCGGGCTACCACGGGCTGGAGATCCTCCACGGGCTCTCCCTCACCGTCGGCGAGGCGGAGGTCGTCGCGATCGTCGGCGCCAACGGCGCCGGCAAGTCGACGACGCTGAAGGCGCTCGCGGGTGAGGTCAGGCAGTACGGCGGCGCGGTGCGCTTCGACGGCCGGCCCGTCGGCCACGGGCGCAGCCACCTCGTCGCCCGGCGGGGCCTCATGCTCGTCCCCGAGAACAGGGCCCTGTTCGGCTCGCTCACCGTCGAGGACAACCTGCGGATGGGCTCGTGGGGGCGGAGGGGCCGGGAGGGCTTCTCGGAGGCGGAGGTCCTCGAGCTGTTCCCCATCCTGCGCGAACGCCGGTCGCAGCGCGCGGAGACGATGTCGGGCGGCCAGCAGCAGATGCTGGCGATCGCCCGCGCGCTCATGGGCGCCCCGCGGCTGCTCATGCTCGACGAGCCGTCCACGGGGCTCTCGCCCAAGCTCACCTGGGACGTCTTCCACGCGGTGCACGCGATCCGCGAACGCGGCGTGAGCGTGCTCATCGTGGAGCAGAACGCGGGCCAGGTGCTGAAGCTCGCCGACCGCGCCTACGTGCTCGAGTCGGGCTCGGTCGCCCTCGAGGGCGAGGCCGTCGCGCTCGCGGACGACGAGCGCATCCGGGCCGCCTACCTGGGCGGCTGA
- a CDS encoding cysteine hydrolase family protein, whose translation MTEQIDWNDEVARIRDLRASRARVGPGSRPAVVVVDFQKAFTEHEHIGPGTAVALAHTAELLRAARAAGVPVIYLVMILDSLDDRMLAQRVRSSLTERCERGDPWTDISPAVAPEPSDHIVEKTVASGFYNTRLHDLLQELGVDEVVMTGTSTSGCVRATVVDAAYRDYRVSIVEECCDDFRALSGEVSLWDMQDRFGDVVSKRWMLDRLASIAADREQEAVAR comes from the coding sequence ATGACCGAGCAGATCGACTGGAACGACGAGGTCGCCAGGATCCGCGACCTCCGCGCGAGCCGCGCCAGGGTCGGGCCGGGCAGCAGGCCGGCCGTCGTCGTGGTCGACTTCCAGAAGGCGTTCACCGAGCACGAGCACATCGGACCCGGCACGGCCGTGGCGCTCGCCCACACCGCCGAGCTGCTGCGGGCGGCGCGGGCGGCCGGCGTGCCCGTGATCTACCTCGTCATGATCCTCGACTCGCTCGACGACCGCATGCTCGCCCAGCGGGTGCGGTCGAGCCTGACCGAGCGGTGCGAGCGCGGAGATCCGTGGACCGACATCAGCCCGGCCGTCGCCCCCGAGCCGTCGGACCACATCGTGGAGAAGACCGTCGCCTCCGGCTTCTACAACACGCGCCTCCACGACCTGCTCCAGGAGCTCGGCGTCGACGAGGTCGTCATGACCGGCACGTCGACGAGCGGATGCGTGCGCGCGACCGTCGTCGACGCCGCGTACCGCGACTACCGCGTCAGCATCGTCGAGGAGTGCTGCGACGACTTCCGCGCGCTCTCGGGAGAGGTGTCGCTGTGGGACATGCAGGATCGCTTTGGGGACGTCGTGTCGAAGCGGTGGATGCTCGACCGGCTCGCATCGATCGCCGCGGACCGCGAGCAGGAGGCCGTCGCGCGATGA
- a CDS encoding MFS transporter: protein MTQDVRSTPAVGGEPPSSLPRRLPWSLGSGTILLGLNSAMIAVALVPMAAEFGDAGVIAWIVSSLYIAAAVGSPTAGRLADLLGPRRTYLAGLAIVLVASTLGPFVPTAELMIADRVLLGLGASVQFPAAMAIIRQQAERRGARPTGAIGVIALCGQTTAALGPTTGGLVVLLWGWQGIFWVNLPMVALCATLVLAFVPKDARRPRRGGAAQLASLDPLGMLLLVVTLVLLMLGLLSLDGAGPAWLFLAAFVPALALFVWRERRAASPFVDVTLMTRYPQFALTCLRAVATFVSFYCVFYGLPQWLEATRGLDAGLTGLLMLPVFGVGALSTWTATRLGARWHPRELLVIGSSAMVVAGAALAFATGPDAPLWWLAIVCALLGVPNGFNNLGNQLLLHRAVPAEAAGSSSGVYRTAQYIGASLAAVVVAHTLDESAPAGGVHAMGAAVCVIGAVLLAASLVALARLRRGRS, encoded by the coding sequence GTGACGCAAGACGTCCGATCGACGCCCGCCGTCGGCGGGGAGCCGCCCTCCTCCCTGCCGCGCAGGCTGCCGTGGTCCCTCGGCAGCGGGACCATCCTGCTCGGCCTGAACTCCGCGATGATCGCCGTGGCGCTCGTCCCCATGGCGGCCGAGTTCGGGGATGCGGGCGTCATCGCCTGGATCGTGAGCTCGCTGTACATCGCGGCCGCCGTCGGCTCGCCGACGGCGGGGCGGCTCGCCGACCTCCTCGGACCGCGGCGGACCTACCTGGCCGGCCTCGCGATCGTCCTCGTCGCGTCGACGCTCGGGCCCTTCGTCCCGACCGCCGAGCTCATGATCGCCGACCGCGTGCTGCTGGGCCTGGGAGCCTCGGTGCAGTTCCCCGCGGCGATGGCGATCATCCGCCAGCAGGCCGAGCGCCGCGGGGCGCGGCCGACGGGGGCGATCGGCGTGATCGCGCTGTGCGGGCAGACGACGGCGGCGCTCGGTCCGACGACGGGCGGCCTCGTCGTGCTGCTGTGGGGATGGCAGGGGATCTTCTGGGTCAACCTGCCCATGGTCGCCCTGTGCGCGACGCTCGTGCTCGCCTTCGTGCCGAAGGACGCCCGCCGCCCGCGGCGGGGAGGCGCGGCGCAGCTCGCCTCCCTCGACCCGCTCGGCATGCTGCTGCTCGTCGTGACGCTGGTGCTCCTCATGCTGGGGCTGCTCTCGCTCGACGGCGCGGGGCCGGCGTGGCTCTTCCTGGCGGCGTTCGTGCCCGCGCTGGCGCTCTTCGTCTGGCGGGAGCGGCGTGCCGCGAGCCCCTTCGTCGACGTGACGCTCATGACCCGGTACCCGCAGTTCGCGCTCACCTGCCTGCGGGCGGTGGCGACCTTCGTCTCCTTCTACTGCGTGTTCTACGGTCTGCCGCAGTGGCTCGAGGCCACCCGCGGTCTCGACGCGGGCCTCACGGGCCTGCTCATGCTTCCGGTGTTCGGCGTCGGAGCGCTGTCCACCTGGACCGCGACGAGGCTCGGCGCGCGGTGGCACCCGCGCGAGCTGCTCGTGATCGGCTCGTCGGCGATGGTCGTCGCCGGCGCCGCGCTCGCGTTCGCGACCGGACCGGACGCCCCGCTGTGGTGGCTCGCGATCGTCTGCGCCCTGCTCGGCGTGCCCAACGGCTTCAACAACCTCGGCAACCAGCTTCTGCTCCATCGCGCGGTCCCCGCGGAGGCGGCGGGCAGCTCGAGCGGCGTGTACCGCACGGCGCAGTACATCGGCGCCTCGCTCGCGGCGGTCGTCGTCGCGCACACGCTGGACGAGAGCGCGCCGGCGGGGGGCGTCCACGCCATGGGAGCCGCCGTCTGCGTGATCGGCGCCGTGCTCCTCGCCGCGTCGCTCGTCGCGCTCGCCCGCCTCCGGAGAGGCCGGTCATGA
- a CDS encoding LacI family DNA-binding transcriptional regulator codes for MAEQRRAPSIYDVAQRAGVSHQTVSRVLNDYAGIRPATRERVLDAIRGLGYRRSVAARTLATSRTGSIGILSPATAAYGAVSSLLAVEHAVRDAGYRPLVTSVVADGDAVRAGVEFLLDHSVEALVAIAPYRVMLAELEGAGLPVLMLQAGDEGPDGVAVDQQAGVDALLDHLLALGHTGIQHIAGPSGYIEADLRRAAFARAVAARALPVLPLLQGDWTADAGHALAASVSPEASAIVAGNDQMALGVVHGLADRGLRVPDDMSVTGFDDIPEAAHCLPPLTTAHQDFAEIGRLAVARLVARLDGADAPEPATVAPRLVVRGSTAAPAHGGGAPA; via the coding sequence ATGGCTGAGCAGCGGCGGGCGCCGAGCATCTACGACGTGGCGCAGCGCGCCGGCGTCTCGCACCAGACGGTGTCGCGGGTGCTCAACGACTACGCGGGCATCCGGCCCGCGACGCGCGAGAGGGTGCTCGACGCCATCCGCGGGCTCGGCTACCGGCGCAGCGTGGCCGCGCGCACGCTCGCGACGAGCCGCACGGGATCCATCGGCATCCTCTCCCCCGCGACCGCGGCGTACGGCGCGGTGAGCTCGCTGCTGGCGGTCGAGCACGCCGTGCGCGATGCGGGCTATCGCCCGCTGGTGACGAGCGTCGTGGCCGACGGCGACGCGGTGCGCGCCGGCGTGGAGTTCCTGCTCGACCACTCCGTGGAGGCGCTCGTCGCGATCGCCCCCTACCGCGTCATGCTCGCGGAGCTCGAGGGCGCCGGCCTTCCCGTGCTCATGCTGCAGGCGGGCGACGAGGGGCCGGACGGCGTCGCGGTCGACCAGCAGGCGGGCGTCGACGCGCTGCTGGACCACCTCCTCGCCCTCGGGCACACGGGCATCCAGCACATCGCGGGTCCCTCGGGCTACATCGAGGCGGATCTGCGGCGGGCGGCCTTCGCGCGCGCGGTCGCCGCGCGGGCGCTGCCGGTGCTGCCGCTGCTGCAGGGCGACTGGACGGCCGATGCGGGACACGCGCTCGCCGCGTCCGTCTCGCCCGAGGCGTCGGCGATCGTCGCGGGCAACGACCAGATGGCCCTGGGGGTCGTCCACGGGCTCGCCGATCGCGGCCTCCGGGTGCCGGACGACATGAGCGTGACGGGGTTCGACGACATCCCCGAGGCCGCACACTGCCTGCCTCCCCTCACGACGGCGCATCAGGACTTCGCCGAGATCGGGAGGCTGGCCGTCGCGCGCCTCGTCGCGCGGTTGGACGGCGCCGATGCCCCGGAGCCGGCGACGGTCGCGCCGCGGCTCGTCGTCCGCGGATCGACGGCGGCGCCCGCGCACGGAGGCGGTGCTCCGGCCTGA
- a CDS encoding ABC transporter ATP-binding protein, translating into MSLLEIQGVSKSFRGLTALRDVDIAVEEGEIVGIIGANGAGKTTLFNCVTGAFPPDAGRVLLDGRDVTGARTHRLVGAGLVRTFQLMRPFATMTARENVTIAVQSRGVRPERRARDEAETLLARTGLADWADAVSGSLPTAVQKRLELTRALATRPRVLLLDEVLAGLVPSERMPVLDLLDDLRREEGTTLLFIEHIMAAVRRLSDRVVMMDQGAVLARGAVDDVLADPRVIEAYLGKEYGHAA; encoded by the coding sequence GTGAGCCTTCTCGAGATCCAGGGCGTCTCCAAGTCCTTCCGCGGGCTGACGGCGCTGCGCGACGTCGACATCGCCGTGGAGGAGGGCGAGATCGTCGGCATCATCGGCGCGAACGGCGCGGGGAAGACGACCCTCTTCAACTGCGTGACGGGCGCCTTCCCGCCCGACGCGGGCCGCGTCCTCCTCGACGGGCGCGACGTCACGGGCGCGAGGACACACCGCCTCGTCGGCGCCGGTCTCGTGCGCACCTTCCAGCTCATGCGCCCCTTCGCGACCATGACGGCGCGCGAGAACGTCACGATCGCCGTGCAGAGCCGGGGCGTGCGTCCGGAGCGCCGGGCGCGGGACGAAGCCGAGACCCTGCTCGCCCGCACGGGCCTCGCCGACTGGGCGGACGCGGTGTCGGGCTCCCTGCCGACCGCCGTGCAGAAGCGTCTGGAGCTGACGCGCGCGCTCGCGACGCGCCCGCGCGTGCTGCTCCTCGACGAGGTGCTGGCGGGGCTCGTCCCCTCCGAGCGCATGCCGGTGCTCGACCTGCTGGACGACCTGCGACGGGAGGAGGGCACGACCCTGCTCTTCATCGAGCACATCATGGCCGCCGTCCGGCGGCTGAGCGACCGCGTCGTGATGATGGACCAGGGCGCCGTGCTCGCCCGAGGGGCCGTCGACGACGTGCTCGCCGATCCGCGCGTGATCGAGGCCTACCTCGGGAAGGAGTACGGGCATGCTGCTTGA
- a CDS encoding oxidoreductase: MTAPRSALFRPLRLRDLELRNRVGVSPMCMYACEDRSGRVHAWHVVHYGQFALGGAALVVTEATAVLAEGRVTPRDAGLWDDAHVPAWRAVVDAVHRAGAAIAVQLAHAGRKGGKHAGLPGDPADERGSVPPDAGGWVTAGASGAGFGHYAAPRRVSDGEIEEVVDGFRAAAGRAVAAGFDAVELHAAHGYLLHEFLSPVTNTRDDRWGADRELLLLRTVDAVREVMPAGMPLLVRLSVDDVAEGGLVAADSAALAGRLRARGVDLVDCSSGGLVWGAEYDPSPGYQVPGAAAVRASGATVAAVGLICEPAHAEAIVRDGLADVVLLGRAMLRDPHWARRAQLELEGAATIEPRYHRAYR; the protein is encoded by the coding sequence ATGACCGCCCCTCGCTCCGCCCTCTTCCGGCCGCTCCGTCTGCGAGACCTGGAGCTGCGCAATCGCGTCGGCGTCTCGCCCATGTGCATGTACGCGTGCGAGGACCGCTCCGGCCGGGTCCACGCATGGCACGTCGTGCACTACGGGCAGTTCGCGCTCGGCGGCGCCGCGCTCGTGGTCACCGAGGCCACCGCGGTGCTCGCGGAGGGGCGCGTGACGCCGCGGGACGCGGGACTCTGGGACGACGCGCACGTCCCCGCGTGGCGCGCCGTCGTCGACGCCGTGCACCGCGCCGGCGCGGCGATCGCCGTGCAGCTCGCCCACGCGGGCCGCAAGGGCGGGAAGCACGCGGGTCTTCCGGGCGACCCGGCGGACGAGCGCGGATCGGTGCCGCCCGACGCCGGCGGATGGGTGACGGCGGGCGCCTCCGGCGCGGGCTTCGGGCACTACGCCGCGCCGCGGCGGGTCTCGGACGGCGAGATCGAGGAGGTCGTGGACGGCTTCCGCGCTGCGGCCGGGCGCGCCGTGGCCGCGGGCTTCGACGCCGTCGAGCTGCACGCCGCGCACGGATATCTGCTGCACGAGTTCCTCTCGCCCGTCACGAACACGCGCGACGACCGGTGGGGCGCCGACCGCGAGCTGCTCCTCCTGCGCACGGTCGACGCCGTGCGCGAGGTCATGCCGGCGGGGATGCCCCTTCTCGTGCGGCTGTCGGTCGACGACGTCGCCGAGGGCGGGCTCGTCGCCGCGGACTCCGCCGCCCTCGCGGGGCGGCTGCGCGCACGGGGCGTCGACCTCGTCGACTGCTCCTCGGGCGGGCTCGTCTGGGGTGCCGAGTACGACCCGTCGCCCGGCTACCAGGTGCCGGGCGCCGCGGCGGTGCGCGCATCCGGCGCGACCGTGGCGGCGGTGGGCCTCATCTGCGAGCCCGCCCACGCCGAGGCGATCGTGCGCGACGGGCTGGCGGACGTCGTGCTCCTCGGGCGGGCGATGCTGCGCGACCCGCACTGGGCGCGGCGCGCCCAGCTCGAGCTCGAGGGCGCGGCCACGATCGAGCCGCGGTACCACCGCGCCTACCGCTGA
- a CDS encoding L-ribulose-5-phosphate 4-epimerase → MTDFSPEVQASIDRVRADVARLHGELTRYGLVVWTGGNVSGRVPGADLFVIKPSGVGYDELTPENMILCDLDGAAVPGAPGSERNPSSDTAAHAYVYRNMPEVGGVVHTHSTYAVAWAARAEPIPCVITGMADEFGGEIPAGPFAVIGDDSIGRGIVETLRGHRSRAVLMQNHGPFTIGKDAKDAVKAAVMVEDAARSVHIARQLGEPVPIPQEKVDALYNRYQNVYGQTPQGGMNR, encoded by the coding sequence ATGACCGACTTCAGCCCCGAGGTGCAGGCCTCGATCGACCGCGTCCGCGCCGACGTCGCGCGGCTCCACGGCGAGCTCACCCGCTACGGGCTCGTCGTCTGGACCGGCGGCAACGTCTCGGGTCGCGTGCCGGGCGCGGATCTCTTCGTCATCAAGCCGTCGGGCGTGGGCTACGACGAGCTGACGCCGGAGAACATGATCCTCTGCGACCTCGACGGCGCCGCCGTCCCCGGCGCGCCGGGCTCCGAGCGCAACCCCTCCAGCGACACCGCGGCGCACGCGTACGTCTACCGGAACATGCCGGAGGTCGGCGGCGTGGTGCACACGCACTCGACCTACGCCGTCGCGTGGGCTGCGCGCGCCGAGCCGATCCCGTGCGTCATCACGGGGATGGCCGACGAGTTCGGCGGCGAGATCCCGGCCGGTCCCTTCGCCGTCATCGGCGACGACTCCATCGGCCGCGGCATCGTCGAGACGCTGCGCGGCCACCGCTCGCGCGCCGTCCTCATGCAGAACCATGGGCCCTTCACGATCGGCAAGGACGCGAAGGACGCCGTCAAGGCCGCCGTGATGGTCGAGGACGCTGCGCGCAGCGTCCACATCGCCCGCCAGCTGGGCGAGCCGGTGCCGATCCCGCAGGAGAAGGTCGACGCCCTCTACAACCGCTATCAGAACGTGTACGGTCAGACGCCCCAAGGAGGCATGAACCGATGA
- a CDS encoding polysaccharide deacetylase family protein has product MMAGRAPLRNNERLVYAPMSTRPRVTMPGGALVAFWHAPNVEHYDYIAPGGGTPQGRVAYPDLQHYMHRDSGNRVGLWRMLRAVDAFEMPSTVSLSLSLLEEQPEVRDAVLERDWEIMSHGISNLRPLYGLSYDEEDAFFALSQRLSEAYCGGRRIKGMLGPKVSGTDNTCELLVAHGMAYVADWIHDEQPRPLRTAAGGRLVSMPYSFMLNDVPMIHARSLSGREFIDLAIAQIDRLLRDAEEDGQARVACFATHPFLSGQPWFHRYLSEVFAYVRSDDRIRCTTAGEIADHYIENHYDEQVAFAARLESEHLAALTPQEVSP; this is encoded by the coding sequence ATGATGGCGGGGCGGGCGCCGCTGCGCAACAACGAGAGGCTCGTCTACGCCCCCATGTCGACCCGGCCACGGGTGACGATGCCGGGCGGTGCGCTCGTCGCCTTCTGGCACGCGCCCAACGTCGAGCACTACGACTACATCGCGCCCGGCGGCGGCACGCCCCAGGGCCGCGTCGCGTATCCCGATCTCCAGCACTACATGCACCGGGACAGCGGGAACCGCGTCGGCCTGTGGCGGATGCTCCGCGCCGTGGACGCCTTCGAGATGCCGTCGACGGTGTCGCTGAGCCTGTCGCTGCTCGAGGAGCAGCCCGAGGTGCGGGACGCCGTGCTCGAGCGCGACTGGGAGATCATGAGCCACGGCATCTCCAATCTCCGTCCCCTCTACGGCCTGTCCTACGACGAGGAGGACGCGTTCTTCGCGCTGTCGCAGCGGCTCAGCGAGGCGTACTGCGGCGGGCGGCGCATCAAGGGGATGCTCGGCCCGAAGGTCTCGGGCACCGACAACACGTGCGAGCTGCTCGTCGCGCACGGCATGGCGTACGTCGCGGACTGGATCCACGACGAGCAGCCGCGTCCGCTGCGCACGGCGGCCGGCGGCCGGCTCGTCTCGATGCCGTACAGCTTCATGCTCAACGACGTTCCGATGATCCACGCTCGCTCGCTCTCGGGCCGCGAGTTCATCGACCTCGCGATCGCCCAGATCGACAGGCTCCTGCGCGACGCGGAGGAGGACGGCCAGGCGCGCGTCGCCTGCTTCGCGACGCATCCGTTCCTGTCGGGACAGCCGTGGTTCCACCGGTACCTGTCGGAGGTGTTCGCGTACGTCCGGTCGGACGACCGCATCCGGTGCACGACGGCGGGCGAGATCGCCGACCACTACATCGAGAACCACTACGACGAGCAGGTCGCGTTCGCGGCGCGGCTGGAGTCCGAGCACCTCGCCGCGCTGACCCCGCAGGAGGTCTCCCCATGA
- a CDS encoding polysaccharide deacetylase family protein has protein sequence MTLIAHPADATVFAPDLPASYDAHRAPWSLPGDRRLAVSVLLHAPSYQDDVPDGAVKPLAMAGGVGRDTSEPAHGQVARLSQWDFGLTTGIWRLLSIAERAGVPVAVSLDEHGARTVPGLARGVAARAQEIVVRGSAANIILSPTMGEHAERAYIANARESVARLTGTSPTGWFGPERSMTPRTTSLLRDEGFSWFGDWPVDERPVALEGASRRLIALPHPLETEDMFQLYTRGLPFADYETLLEETIEQLVADADVTGARHLGLSWFGWVLGQACFADVAERTLRLLASHPDILLVTPGEAAAL, from the coding sequence ATGACGCTCATCGCCCATCCCGCCGACGCGACGGTCTTCGCCCCCGACCTGCCGGCCTCGTACGACGCGCACCGCGCCCCGTGGAGCCTTCCCGGAGACAGGAGGCTCGCCGTCAGCGTGCTGCTGCACGCGCCGAGCTACCAGGACGACGTCCCGGACGGCGCCGTCAAGCCGCTCGCGATGGCGGGCGGCGTCGGCCGCGACACGTCGGAGCCCGCGCACGGCCAGGTCGCGCGGCTGTCGCAGTGGGACTTCGGCCTCACGACGGGCATCTGGCGGCTGCTCTCGATCGCGGAGCGCGCCGGGGTTCCCGTAGCGGTGTCTCTCGACGAGCACGGGGCGCGCACCGTGCCGGGTCTCGCGCGCGGCGTCGCCGCGCGCGCCCAGGAGATCGTCGTGCGCGGCTCGGCCGCCAACATCATCCTCTCGCCCACGATGGGCGAGCACGCGGAGCGCGCCTACATCGCGAACGCCCGCGAGAGCGTCGCGCGTCTCACGGGCACGTCCCCGACGGGCTGGTTCGGCCCCGAGCGGTCCATGACGCCCCGGACGACGTCGCTGCTGCGGGACGAGGGGTTCTCCTGGTTCGGCGACTGGCCGGTCGACGAGCGGCCCGTCGCGCTCGAGGGGGCCTCCCGCAGGCTCATCGCGCTCCCGCACCCCCTCGAGACGGAGGACATGTTCCAGCTGTACACCCGGGGGCTGCCGTTCGCCGACTACGAGACGCTGCTCGAGGAGACGATCGAGCAGCTCGTCGCCGACGCCGACGTCACGGGCGCGCGCCACCTGGGGCTGAGCTGGTTCGGATGGGTTCTCGGGCAGGCGTGCTTCGCGGACGTCGCCGAGCGCACGCTCCGGCTGCTCGCGTCGCACCCCGACATCCTCCTCGTCACCCCCGGCGAAGCCGCCGCCCTCTGA